One stretch of Clavelina lepadiformis chromosome 6, kaClaLepa1.1, whole genome shotgun sequence DNA includes these proteins:
- the LOC143461868 gene encoding uncharacterized protein LOC143461868 has translation MNSLNVEDGAGLGADVIGMLILNELKCLRRELTDEVRKIGERLTNLPQMKFKFRESMSGDISAEVTDDCSCGTLRQPMNLISRSEENANLLHRSTKETFKEVLSDSSIIESHAAFNMGHPAKELTNYSRYSAGHDGDICDENFLVLPGLNHRAGLPLSKVLGSDIECGGHQYDVNHDHSYLTHAESLDHLESSILVESHAMDVNKQIKKYKKFKCEICSKNFSTKGSLLRHNHLHSGVRKFVCKVCGKGFFRSDHLNTHFATHTHKKSFSCHVCKRRFSSSQNLQKHSNMHSLSLVATAVPAILHETESDANETES, from the coding sequence ATGAATTCACTGAATGTTGAAGACGGAGCCGGGCTGGGGGCGGATGTCATTGGAATGTTGATCCTGAACGAACTGAAATGTCTTCGCAGAGAACTCACGGATGAAGTGAGGAAGATCGGAGAGAGACTTACCAACCTTCCCCAGATGAAATTCAAGTTTCGGGAATCGATGTCTGGTGACATCAGTGCCGAGGTCACGGATGATTGCTCGTGTGGGACCCTAAGACAACCGATGAACCTTATATCAAGAAGTGAAGAAAACGCGAACCTGCTTCACAGATCGACGAAAGAAACATTCAAGGAAGTGCTCTCGGACAGTAGTATCATTGAAAGCCACGCTGCATTTAACATGGGACACCCTGCAAAAGAATTGACGAATTATTCCAGGTACTCAGCAGGTCATGACGGAGATATCTGCGATGAAAACTTTCTGGTCCTTCCAGGTTTGAATCATAGGGCAGGCCTTCCATTGTCTAAGGTTCTAGGATCAGACATTGAATGTGGCGGCCATCAATATGATGTCAATCATGATCACAGCTATTTGACCCATGCTGAGTCACTAGATCATCTTGAGTCATCAATTTTGGTGGAAAGTCACGCCATGGATGTCAATAAACAGAtcaagaaatacaaaaaatttaaatgtgaaatttgCTCCAAGAATTTTTCAACGAAAGGAAGTCTGCTTCGGCACAACCACCTACATTCAGGCGTCCGTAAGTTTGTCTGTAAGGTTTGTGGGAAGGGATTTTTTCGCAGCGACCACTTAAACACGCACTTTGCCACTCACACTCACAAGAAAAGTTTTTCCTGTCACGTTTGCAAGAGACGGTTCTCCAGTTCACAAAACCTTCAGAAACATTCAAATATGCACAGTTTGAGTCTTGTGGCTACTGCAGTGCCAGCAATTCTTCACGAAACTGAGTCCGATGCAAATGAAactgaaagttaa
- the LOC143461867 gene encoding uncharacterized protein LOC143461867, whose product MGSSVHQSIKNDINNELKRLEKSIVDVMALDSLDFMGKYISSPVTLRKFFIKEIRVMYCDLKQEITKFQRKVEEILQSHVGGTEHNDHMYCASPNIATRLNQLTRAISPHIDKEYSPQGEEKIADLTQASLEQDVVMRVSQLVGAEIDKKLTTTVDPVHANESEDSEITMDHIVKKNEQLDDDSASSDISLSAIEVEDDMKQFLSNPVISKKKKNERRPPSRQSVSCPVCGKTLKSKYTLVEHNRIHTGEKPHKCETCGKGFASNSNLEKHRIVHTGQRPFMCEICGRAFNYRHALIGHRLVHTQERNFICSVCGKAFLRPNNLKKHTQTHYKKPKLKKRKQTKKVDPDDDDEK is encoded by the coding sequence ATGGGCAGCTCTGTGCACCAGTCTATCAAGAACGACATCAACAATGAGTTAAAAAGACTAGAGAAGTCGATTGTTGACGTCATGGCACTTGATTCTCTTGATTTTATGGGCAAATACATCTCTTCACCGGTAACTCTCCgcaaatttttcatcaaagaGATCCGGGTGATGTACTGCGACCTCAAGCAGGAAATAACAAAGTTTCAACGAAAAGTTGAAGAGATTTTACAGTCACACGTGGGCGGCACAGAGCATAATGACCACATGTATTGTGCAAGTCCCAACATTGCCACAAGATTGAACCAATTGACTCGTGCAATTTCCCCACACATTGACAAGGAATATTCGCCTCAAGGTGAGGAAAAAATTGCAGATCTTACACAAGCTTCTCTCGAGCAAGATGTAGTGATGAGAGTTTCCCAACTGGTTGGTGCTGAAATTGATAAGAAGCTGACAACGACTGTTGATCCCGTACATGCAAACGAAAGCGAAGATAGTGAGATCACAATGGATCACATTGTCAAGAAAAATGAGCAGTTGGATGATGACTCAGCATCTTCTGACATCTCCCTCAGTGCCATCGAGGTTGAAGACGATATGAAACAATTCCTCTCAAACCCTGTCATCagtaaaaaaaagaaaaatgaaaggaGGCCACCTAGCAGGCAAAGTGTTAGCTGTCCAGTGTGCGGTAAAACTCTCAAAAGTAAATACACCTTAGTCGAGCACAATCGCATCCACACTGGGGAGAAACCTCATAAATGTGAGACCTGTGGGAAGGGCTTCGCTTCAAACAGCAACCTTGAAAAACATCGCATCGTACACACCGGGCAACGACCTTTCATGTGCGAAATATGTGGTCGTGCTTTCAACTACAGGCACGCGCTCATTGGACATCGACTTGTTCATACGCAAGaaagaaatttcatttgttCTGTTTGTGGAAAAGCATTTTTGAGGCCGAATAATTTGAAGAAACACACCCAAACTCATTACAAAAAGCCTAAATTGAAGAAAAGGAAACAGACAAAGAAAGTTGACCCTGACGATGACGATGAAAAGTGA
- the LOC143463484 gene encoding cytochrome c oxidase subunit 5A, mitochondrial-like — translation MFRSIFRLAQTSSRAIQVAAGKNQARVSAVTAPAVRKYSSVTVYPSDEEQDAAWVSYFENKDMDTYDFILGFMQIYREDLIPEPKIIQSALYACRRLDNLPLAMRVLEMVKNKCGPRKDIYDYLMQELKPTFDDLGLKTVEDYGLDQVAD, via the exons ATGTTTCGATCAATCTTCCGACTTGCACAGACTTCATCGAGAGCTATTCAGGTTGCGGCCGGAAAGAATCAAGCAAGAGTTTCAG CGGTGACTGCTCCAGCAGTGAGAAAATACAGCTCAGTGACGGTTTATCCTAGCGATGAGGAACAAGATGCAGCATGGGTCTCATACTTCGAGAATAAG GACATGGACACTTACGATTTTATCCTTGGATTTATGCAAATCTATCGTGAAGATTTGATCCCTGAACCAAAGATCATCCAATCAGCTCTTTACGCTTGCCGTAGACTAGACAACCTCCCGTTGGCGATGAGAGTGCTAGAAATGGTGAAG aACAAATGTGGGCCAAGAAAGGACATCTACGACTATCTGATGCAAGAATTGAAGCCAACATTTGACGACCTGGGTCTGAAGACAGTCGAAGATTATGGACTTGATCAAGTTGCcgattaa